The following are from one region of the Nocardioides marmotae genome:
- the trpS gene encoding tryptophan--tRNA ligase: MSTTTQPETAAPTAASGGARPRVLSGIQPTADSFHFGNYLGALRQWVDLQRDHQPFFFIADLHAITVEQDPKVLRERSLRAAAQLLAMGIDPTRSSIFIQSQVPAHAQLGWVLQCLTGFGEARRMTQFKDKSAKQGEGAASVGLFTYPVLQAADILLYRPHYVPVGEDQRQHLELTRDLAQRFNSRYKKTFRLPEPYILKATAKIADLQEPTRKMSKSASSPAGIIDMLDDPKVSAKKVRSAVTDSGSEIRFDVEEKPGVSNLLTIHSALTGTAIGDLEQEYAGRGYGDLKKDLAEIVVDFVTPFRERTLELLDDQAHLMTVLQQGAEAAGAVAEATLRDVYQRVGFVAAGQ, encoded by the coding sequence ATGTCCACCACCACCCAGCCTGAGACCGCCGCGCCCACCGCGGCGTCCGGCGGCGCCCGCCCGCGGGTGCTGTCGGGGATCCAGCCGACGGCCGACTCGTTCCACTTCGGCAACTACCTGGGCGCCCTGCGGCAGTGGGTGGACCTCCAGCGCGACCACCAGCCGTTCTTCTTCATCGCCGACCTGCACGCGATCACCGTCGAGCAGGACCCCAAGGTGCTGCGCGAGCGGTCGCTGCGCGCGGCGGCCCAGCTGCTCGCCATGGGCATCGACCCGACGCGGTCCTCGATCTTCATCCAGTCGCAGGTGCCCGCGCACGCCCAGCTGGGCTGGGTCCTGCAGTGCCTGACCGGCTTCGGCGAGGCGCGCCGGATGACGCAGTTCAAGGACAAGTCGGCCAAGCAGGGGGAGGGCGCCGCCAGCGTCGGGCTGTTCACCTACCCCGTGCTCCAGGCGGCCGACATCCTGCTCTACCGACCGCACTACGTGCCGGTCGGTGAGGACCAGCGCCAGCACCTCGAGCTGACCCGCGACCTCGCCCAGCGCTTCAACAGCCGCTACAAGAAGACCTTCCGCCTGCCCGAGCCCTACATCCTCAAGGCGACCGCGAAGATCGCGGACCTCCAGGAGCCGACCCGCAAGATGTCGAAGTCGGCCTCCTCGCCGGCCGGGATCATCGACATGCTCGACGACCCCAAGGTCAGCGCGAAGAAGGTCCGCTCGGCGGTCACCGACTCCGGCTCGGAGATCCGCTTCGACGTCGAGGAGAAGCCCGGCGTCAGCAACCTGCTGACCATCCACTCCGCGCTCACCGGCACCGCCATCGGCGACCTCGAGCAGGAGTACGCCGGCCGCGGCTACGGCGACCTGAAGAAGGACCTCGCCGAGATCGTCGTCGACTTCGTGACGCCGTTCCGCGAGCGGACCCTGGAGCTCCTCGACGACCAGGCCCACCTGATGACCGTGCTCCAGCAGGGTGCCGAGGCCGCTGGGGCGGTGGCGGAGGCGACGCTGCGCGACGTCTACCAGCGGGTCGGCTTCGTCGCGGCCGGACAGTAG
- a CDS encoding 2'-5' RNA ligase family protein produces the protein MPTIGVAVAIPEPWASELQDYRTALGDQTATMIPTHITLVPPTELAAGDVRVVEEHLAAVAAHQPTFLVHLRGTGTFRPVSPVVFVSLVEGISQCEQLAGAVRRGPLDVELDYPYHPHVTIAHHLGEEELDQAFEDLADFECEFLVEDFHLYVHDATRGWQPSRDFALEG, from the coding sequence ATGCCGACGATCGGGGTGGCCGTGGCGATCCCGGAGCCCTGGGCCAGCGAGCTGCAGGACTACCGGACCGCCCTCGGGGACCAGACCGCGACGATGATCCCCACGCACATCACGCTGGTCCCGCCGACCGAGCTCGCCGCGGGCGACGTGAGGGTCGTGGAGGAGCACCTGGCGGCGGTGGCGGCCCACCAGCCGACGTTCCTGGTCCACCTGCGCGGCACCGGCACCTTCCGGCCGGTCTCGCCGGTGGTCTTCGTCTCGCTGGTCGAGGGGATCTCCCAGTGCGAGCAGCTGGCCGGCGCCGTACGTCGTGGACCGCTCGACGTGGAGCTGGACTACCCCTACCACCCGCACGTCACCATCGCCCACCACCTGGGCGAGGAGGAGCTGGACCAGGCCTTCGAGGACCTCGCGGACTTCGAGTGCGAGTTCCTCGTCGAGGACTTCCACCTCTACGTGCACGACGCGACGCGCGGCTGGCAGCCCAGCCGCGACTTCGCCCTCGAGGGCTGA
- a CDS encoding MFS transporter: MTSTAPSSARPVDVATPAGGRRFVLAVLALAVGGFAIGTTEFVTMGLLPQIAEGIGVSEPTAGHVISAYALGVVVGVPILSFFAARLPRRGLLVGLMAAYAVFNLLSAAATGYGMLTVARFLDGLPHGAYFGVASLVAANLTTPAKRGRAVASVMLGLSVANVVGVPAATWVGQHLGWRAAYLITAVIAGLTMLLILAFVPSVPGDKEATGRKEARDFFSNRQVWLTMAAGAIGFGGMFAVYSYIATTVTDVSGLGSGTVPFFLLAFGLGMVAGTWLGGELAAWSVFRSLIWSGIGSALVMLVFWLVAPFGWWLLPVVFAITVIGSVLVTNLQVRLMDVAGNAVTLGAAMNHAALNLANALGAWLGGLVIAAGLGYRAPALVGAGLSVLGVAILLWSAVSHRRGQAVVAGEPIRS; encoded by the coding sequence ATGACCTCCACCGCGCCTTCCTCCGCGCGCCCTGTCGATGTCGCCACCCCCGCCGGGGGACGCCGGTTCGTGCTGGCGGTGCTCGCGCTCGCGGTCGGCGGCTTCGCGATCGGCACGACCGAGTTCGTGACGATGGGCCTGCTCCCGCAGATCGCCGAGGGGATCGGGGTCTCCGAGCCGACCGCCGGTCACGTCATCTCCGCCTACGCCCTCGGCGTGGTCGTCGGCGTGCCGATCCTGTCCTTCTTCGCGGCCCGGCTGCCCCGGCGCGGGCTGCTCGTCGGGCTGATGGCGGCGTACGCCGTGTTCAACCTGCTCAGCGCCGCCGCGACCGGCTACGGGATGCTCACCGTCGCCCGCTTCCTCGACGGCCTGCCCCACGGGGCCTACTTCGGCGTGGCCAGCCTGGTCGCGGCCAACCTGACCACGCCCGCGAAGCGTGGCCGGGCGGTCGCGAGCGTGATGCTCGGCCTCAGCGTGGCCAACGTGGTCGGCGTGCCGGCGGCGACGTGGGTCGGCCAGCACCTCGGCTGGCGGGCGGCGTACCTGATCACCGCCGTGATCGCCGGGCTGACCATGCTGCTGATCCTCGCCTTCGTGCCCTCGGTGCCCGGCGACAAGGAGGCGACCGGCCGCAAGGAGGCCCGCGACTTCTTCTCCAACCGGCAGGTGTGGCTGACGATGGCGGCCGGCGCGATCGGCTTCGGCGGCATGTTCGCGGTCTACTCCTACATCGCCACCACGGTCACCGACGTGAGCGGGCTGGGCAGCGGCACGGTGCCGTTCTTCCTGCTGGCCTTCGGCCTCGGCATGGTCGCCGGCACCTGGCTGGGCGGCGAGCTGGCCGCGTGGTCGGTCTTCCGCTCGCTGATCTGGTCCGGCATCGGCTCGGCGCTCGTCATGCTGGTGTTCTGGCTGGTCGCGCCCTTCGGGTGGTGGCTGCTGCCGGTGGTCTTCGCGATCACGGTGATCGGGTCGGTCCTGGTCACCAACCTCCAGGTGCGGCTGATGGACGTCGCCGGCAACGCCGTCACGCTCGGCGCGGCGATGAACCACGCCGCGCTCAACCTCGCCAACGCGCTCGGCGCCTGGCTCGGCGGCCTGGTCATCGCGGCCGGGCTCGGCTACCGGGCGCCGGCGCTCGTCGGCGCCGGCCTGTCGGTGCTGGGCGTGGCGATCCTGCTGTGGTCGGCGGTCAGCCACCGCCGGGGTCAGGCCGTGGTCGCCGGGGAACCCATCCGGTCGTAG
- a CDS encoding GNAT family N-acetyltransferase: protein MSNVAVLDLGGGRAELRLPPGALPVLTDLRAVVADAFTAPDLHCLAAYVAVDSWAERRLLHETGFARDGVLRDWLPGPDGRRADAWVGTVLRDDPLEPPHPWPEVPELEAGGLLLRPWRDADVPRIVEGCADAESQHWLGQMPAAYTSDAARAWLQDSAERVAEGTAMNWAVVDPGDPDGPDLALGSVGWFDLTADVDCEVGYWTHPDARGRGVARRATEAVVAHAFGTLGVRRVRAFAAVDNVASRRVIEACGFELYGIERLGAWVRDGHVDMALYDRMGSPATTA, encoded by the coding sequence ATGAGCAACGTGGCCGTCCTCGACCTCGGCGGGGGGCGCGCCGAGCTCCGGTTGCCGCCCGGGGCGCTCCCGGTGTTGACCGACCTGCGGGCGGTCGTGGCCGACGCGTTCACCGCCCCGGACCTCCACTGCCTGGCGGCGTACGTCGCCGTCGACTCCTGGGCCGAGCGCCGCCTGCTGCACGAGACCGGCTTCGCGCGCGACGGGGTGCTGCGCGACTGGCTCCCCGGGCCGGACGGCCGGCGGGCCGACGCCTGGGTCGGGACGGTGCTCCGCGACGACCCGCTCGAACCGCCGCACCCGTGGCCGGAGGTGCCCGAGCTCGAGGCGGGCGGCCTGCTGCTGCGGCCGTGGCGCGACGCCGACGTCCCGCGGATCGTCGAGGGCTGCGCCGACGCGGAGAGCCAGCACTGGCTCGGGCAGATGCCGGCGGCGTACACCTCCGACGCCGCGCGGGCCTGGCTGCAGGACAGCGCCGAGCGGGTCGCCGAGGGCACCGCGATGAACTGGGCGGTCGTCGACCCGGGCGACCCCGACGGGCCCGACCTGGCGCTCGGCTCGGTCGGCTGGTTCGACCTGACCGCCGACGTGGACTGCGAGGTCGGCTACTGGACCCACCCCGACGCGCGCGGCCGCGGCGTCGCGCGACGGGCGACCGAGGCGGTCGTGGCCCACGCGTTCGGCACGCTCGGGGTGCGCCGGGTCCGGGCGTTCGCGGCGGTCGACAACGTCGCCTCGCGGCGGGTGATCGAGGCGTGCGGGTTCGAGCTCTACGGCATCGAGCGGCTCGGCGCGTGGGTGCGCGACGGGCACGTCGACATGGCGCTCTACGACCGGATGGGTTCCCCGGCGACCACGGCCTGA
- a CDS encoding ATP-binding cassette domain-containing protein produces MTVTTPTAAERGTPPTQPGAGGSPQLPESRVVDWRRLRSRVAAAALVALFIAALGQALGTVVAGRLAAEPSNRLVLLLALCVVGAAVLDSAARVVWSGVVDRAEGRLRADLLDAALAQPLARLDDQAVGEVLDRVDDDTYEVGTLVRRQVWDTLRTLFATVPMWVIAGLTWWPAWLLLPAVSAVTILVVRPLLPEISRRKVLEEMAWTDHAAALEEGVAGRDDLRTSLGQAHVVRRVAELSAEIHRRLGSVLVVEMRLARRAGLLLHGLLAAVVVSGVALTSSDSMSVARLVTLFLVTSTFVGQINNLAQHLPELQAGLGALIRLRQMLESPPEPAGGRPVPEGPLDLRFRDLHFAYEEGRFALEGVDLLVPAGETCALVGRTGSGKSTLAALVSRAVEPEPGTVLLGGVDVLDLDLQQLRATVGVVTQRTEILAGTLAENIALFGDVPAGRVEAALAELGLESWVAGLPQGVDTPLGPGGTTLSAGEEQLVAFARLLVRDVRVVVLDEATARMDPVTEELVVRAADRLLARRTGLLVAHRLGTVERAGLVAVLDQGHVVQQGRHADLATAPGRFRDLLRSGDGDHEAAPALARTAPDPDPDPDPAAAPAPEPGPAPTAVGGTRRTGAPPERPEVGDGPSLSRGILHALVLHPRWGLAGVLLFLVGSLTGAFGVLTGWAWGRLVADLTEGRTPTALTAVVVVSLLLAPLALAAAFSRYPQWWVAVLLRTRMAVLIGQTQQRRLSRTPPGEVVARTMDADRYARYADRWVDFSTGLVIVVATSVAGGSLLAGGVLLAVMVASALASSFGRPLAGRSAAAASRARAGFGRSLVSVLDCVRTVKLAAATPAVRRHLARVDSGRVDAAVHEHRVQAALDGVPVVVVQCGVVAAWAVLVAGHWDLATALLVSSAVNGFDWFGRVAGSVITEAPGTRSWQRATSRLAGGTDLMTLPPGVDLVSGVAPGPAPTPRVPLRRLELRGVDAIHDDGTRGVTGVDLDVDAGDLVLLLGQVGSGKSSLLAALAGLVDHTGAIRWNGRDVEDPEVFLRPGQVAHVAQVPRVLSGTFADNVVLDHTVERGLDAAVADARLGRDLEDAGGPRALVGHRGVRLSGGQVQRLALARALATDAELLLADDVSSALDAATELELWDALRARGTTVVGATSKRAALARADRVVVLVDGRVAASGPWSELAEAWGHLAG; encoded by the coding sequence ATGACCGTCACGACCCCGACCGCAGCCGAGCGCGGCACACCCCCCACCCAGCCCGGCGCCGGCGGGTCGCCGCAGCTGCCGGAGTCCCGCGTCGTCGATTGGCGCCGGCTGCGCTCGCGCGTGGCCGCCGCGGCCCTCGTCGCGCTGTTCATCGCCGCGCTCGGGCAGGCCCTCGGCACCGTCGTGGCCGGCCGGCTCGCCGCCGAGCCCAGCAACCGGCTGGTGCTGCTGCTCGCGCTGTGCGTGGTGGGCGCCGCCGTGCTCGACTCCGCGGCCCGGGTGGTGTGGTCGGGGGTCGTCGACCGCGCCGAGGGTCGGCTGCGTGCCGACCTCCTCGACGCCGCCCTCGCCCAGCCCCTCGCCCGCCTCGACGACCAGGCCGTCGGCGAGGTGCTCGACCGGGTCGACGACGACACCTACGAGGTCGGCACCCTGGTCCGCCGCCAGGTGTGGGACACCCTGCGGACGCTGTTCGCCACCGTGCCGATGTGGGTCATCGCCGGGCTCACCTGGTGGCCGGCGTGGCTGCTCCTCCCCGCGGTGAGCGCGGTGACCATCCTGGTCGTGCGCCCGCTGCTGCCGGAGATCTCCCGCCGCAAGGTGCTGGAGGAGATGGCCTGGACCGACCACGCCGCCGCGCTCGAGGAGGGTGTCGCCGGCCGCGACGACCTACGCACGAGCCTCGGCCAGGCCCACGTCGTACGACGCGTCGCGGAGCTCTCCGCCGAGATCCACCGTCGCCTGGGGTCGGTGCTCGTGGTGGAGATGCGCCTCGCGCGCCGGGCCGGGCTGCTGCTGCACGGGCTGCTGGCCGCGGTCGTGGTCTCCGGGGTCGCCCTGACATCCTCGGACTCGATGTCGGTGGCGCGGTTGGTGACGCTGTTCCTGGTCACCTCGACCTTCGTCGGGCAGATCAACAACCTCGCCCAGCACCTGCCCGAGCTGCAGGCCGGCCTCGGTGCGCTGATCCGGCTGCGGCAGATGCTCGAGTCGCCCCCGGAGCCCGCGGGCGGGCGGCCGGTCCCCGAGGGGCCGCTGGACCTGCGCTTCCGCGACCTGCACTTCGCCTACGAGGAGGGCCGGTTCGCGTTGGAGGGGGTCGACCTGCTCGTGCCCGCGGGGGAGACCTGCGCCCTCGTCGGCCGCACCGGCTCGGGGAAGTCGACGCTGGCCGCCCTCGTCTCCCGCGCGGTCGAGCCCGAGCCGGGGACCGTGCTGCTCGGCGGCGTCGACGTGCTCGACCTCGACCTGCAGCAGCTGCGGGCCACCGTCGGGGTGGTCACCCAGCGCACCGAGATCCTCGCCGGCACCCTCGCCGAGAACATCGCCCTCTTCGGCGACGTCCCGGCCGGTCGGGTCGAGGCCGCGCTCGCCGAGCTCGGGCTCGAGAGCTGGGTCGCCGGCCTCCCGCAGGGCGTGGACACCCCGCTGGGTCCCGGCGGCACGACACTGTCCGCGGGGGAGGAGCAGCTGGTCGCGTTCGCGCGGCTGCTCGTCCGCGACGTGCGCGTCGTCGTGCTCGACGAGGCCACCGCCCGGATGGACCCGGTCACCGAGGAGCTGGTCGTCCGCGCTGCCGACCGGCTGCTCGCGCGGCGTACCGGCCTGCTCGTCGCCCACCGGCTCGGCACCGTCGAGCGCGCCGGGCTGGTGGCGGTGCTCGACCAGGGGCACGTCGTGCAGCAGGGCCGGCACGCGGACCTGGCGACCGCTCCCGGCCGGTTCCGCGACCTGCTGCGCTCCGGCGACGGGGACCACGAGGCCGCCCCCGCCCTCGCCCGCACTGCCCCCGACCCCGACCCCGACCCCGACCCCGCCGCCGCTCCGGCCCCGGAGCCCGGCCCCGCGCCGACCGCGGTCGGCGGCACCCGCCGCACCGGCGCGCCCCCGGAGCGCCCCGAGGTCGGCGACGGGCCCTCGCTGAGCCGCGGCATCCTCCACGCGCTCGTGCTGCACCCCCGCTGGGGCCTGGCCGGCGTCCTGCTCTTCCTCGTCGGCTCGCTGACCGGTGCGTTCGGCGTGCTGACCGGGTGGGCCTGGGGCCGCCTGGTGGCAGACCTGACCGAGGGCCGCACGCCGACCGCGCTCACGGCGGTCGTCGTCGTGAGCCTCCTGCTCGCGCCGCTCGCGCTGGCCGCGGCGTTCAGCCGCTACCCGCAGTGGTGGGTCGCGGTCCTGCTGCGCACCCGGATGGCGGTCCTCATCGGCCAGACCCAGCAGCGGCGGCTCTCGCGGACGCCGCCGGGCGAGGTGGTCGCGCGGACGATGGACGCCGACCGCTACGCCCGGTACGCCGACCGCTGGGTGGACTTCTCGACCGGACTGGTCATCGTGGTGGCCACCAGCGTGGCCGGCGGCAGCCTGCTCGCCGGCGGGGTGCTGCTCGCGGTGATGGTCGCCTCGGCGCTCGCCTCGTCCTTCGGCCGCCCCCTCGCCGGCCGCTCGGCGGCGGCCGCGTCGCGGGCCCGCGCCGGCTTCGGCCGCTCGCTGGTCTCGGTGCTCGACTGCGTGCGGACCGTCAAGCTCGCCGCGGCGACCCCGGCGGTCCGGCGCCACCTCGCCCGCGTCGACTCCGGCCGGGTGGACGCCGCGGTCCACGAGCACCGCGTGCAGGCCGCGCTCGACGGCGTCCCGGTGGTCGTCGTCCAGTGCGGCGTGGTCGCCGCGTGGGCCGTCCTCGTGGCCGGCCACTGGGACCTCGCCACCGCGCTGCTGGTCTCCTCGGCGGTCAACGGCTTCGACTGGTTCGGCCGGGTCGCGGGGTCGGTCATCACCGAGGCGCCGGGCACCCGCTCCTGGCAGCGGGCCACCAGCCGGCTCGCCGGCGGCACCGACCTGATGACGCTGCCGCCCGGGGTCGACCTGGTGAGCGGGGTGGCGCCCGGGCCGGCGCCGACCCCGCGGGTCCCGCTCCGGCGGCTCGAGCTGCGCGGGGTGGACGCGATCCACGACGACGGCACCCGCGGCGTGACCGGGGTCGACCTCGACGTCGACGCCGGCGACCTGGTGCTGCTGCTGGGCCAGGTCGGCTCGGGCAAGTCCAGCCTGCTCGCGGCGCTGGCCGGCCTGGTCGACCACACCGGCGCGATCCGGTGGAACGGCCGGGACGTCGAGGACCCCGAGGTGTTCCTCCGGCCCGGCCAGGTCGCGCACGTCGCGCAGGTCCCGCGGGTGCTCTCGGGCACCTTCGCCGACAACGTCGTGCTCGACCACACCGTCGAGCGCGGGCTGGACGCGGCCGTCGCGGACGCCCGGCTCGGGCGCGACCTCGAGGACGCCGGTGGGCCGCGCGCCCTCGTCGGGCACCGCGGCGTACGGCTCTCCGGCGGGCAGGTGCAGCGCCTCGCGCTGGCCCGGGCGCTGGCGACCGACGCCGAGCTCCTCCTCGCCGACGACGTGTCCAGCGCCCTGGACGCCGCCACGGAGCTGGAGCTCTGGGACGCCCTGCGGGCCCGCGGCACCACGGTCGTCGGAGCGACCTCCAAGCGGGCCGCGCTCGCGCGCGCCGACCGGGTGGTGGTCCTCGTCGACGGGCGGGTCGCCGCGTCCGGGCCGTGGTCGGAGCTGGCGGAGGCCTGGGGCCACCTGGCCGGCTGA